One Misgurnus anguillicaudatus chromosome 19, ASM2758022v2, whole genome shotgun sequence genomic region harbors:
- the grna gene encoding granulin a isoform X2 has translation MLKLTVGLALVTLVACLQCSNNDVCEAGQTCCQAPSGDTSCCPLHHGECCEDHLHCCPEGMLCQVKDSMCQNATHSLPWAERLHVEQTSLPKDSNVPCDDTAACPDESTCCKTKDGGWACCPLPEAVCCEDFVHCCPHGQKCNMASEKCESSSGSVPWFGKIPVRPISSLNSTDTQVSSTSDVPCDGTVTCSDDSTCCKTKEGGWACCPLPEAVCCEDFIHCCPNGMKCNVAAETCEDPSGSVPWFEKIPVQPISSQNAGDTKLSSSSDIPCDGTVTCSDDSTCCKTKEGGWACCPLSEAVCCDDFIHCCPHGTKCNLAAETCDDPSGSMPWFEKMPVRPISNQNSTDTQVSSTSDVPCDDTVACPDGSTCCKTKEGEWACCPLPEAVCCEDFVHCCPHGQKCNLAAQSCDDPSGSVPWFEKLPTRPREGLGSHENMSCDSSHSCPESNTCCKNIDGDWNCCPMPEAVCCWDHLHCCPQGFTCNFITLTCDSGSSSVPMTVIIPGSAKEGRRQTQHEEVKEETGVRKYNSRVPCDAHTSCPDHTTCCLIAKTSKWGCCPLPNAVCCKDGDHCCPAGYECDVIKVTCVKKDAVIPWYKKIPAKSTPAPSSDLGDVKCDDQTSCETGSTCCRLSTGDWGCCPLPEAVCCPDHEHCCPKGYTCDAGGSCMQNTWLQVDRVPLTHTGGKEQQPISSVKDIQCADGHSCLDSETCCKTSETTWACCPSPKAVCCDDMKHCCPAGYTCSKEGVCSKPKGLKWNSWGN, from the exons ATGTTGAAACTGACGGTAGGCTTAGCACTCGTGACCCTGGTTGCTTGCTTGCAATGCTCCAACAATGATGTCTGTGAGGCAGGCCAGACATGCTGCCAGGCTCCCTCTGGAGACACCAGCTGCTGCCCCTTACATCAt gGAGAGTGTTGTGAAGACCACCTGCACTGTTGTCCTGAGGGCATGCTCTGCCAAGTAAAGGACTCTATGTGTCAGAATGCCACACATTCACTGCCATGGGCGGAGAGGTTGCATGTTGAACAGACAAGCCTTCCCAA AGACTCTAATGTTCCCTGTGATGACACTGCGGCCTGTCCGGATGAATCCACATGCTGTAAAACTAAAGATGGAGGATGGGCCTGCTGTCCTCTGCCGGAG GCTGTGTGTTGTGAAGATTTTGTTCACTGCTGTCCTCACGGTCAGAAATGTAATATGGCTTCTGAGAAATGTGAGAGCTCATCAGGCTCTGTACCCTGGTTTGGGAAAATCCCAGTTCGGCCAATCAGCAGTCTGAATTCGACTGACACACAGG TGTCTTCCACCTCTGACGTTCCCTGTGATGGCACTGTGACATGTTCGGATGATTCCACATGCTGTAAGACTAAAGAGGGAGGATGGGCCTGCTGTCCTCTCCCGGAG GCTGTGTGTTGTGAAGATTTTATTCACTGTTGTCCTAATGGTATGAAATGTAATGTGGCTGCTGAGACATGTGAGGACCCATCAGGCTCTGTACCCTGGTTTGAGAAGATACCCGTTCAACCAATCAGCAGTCAGAATGCGGGTGACACAAAAT TGTCTTCCTCCTCTGATATTCCTTGTGATGGCACTGTGACATGTTCGGATGATTCCACATGCTGTAAGACTAAAGAGGGAGGATGGGCCTGCTGTCCTCTGTCGGAG GCTGTGTGTTGCGATGATTTCATCCACTGCTGTCCTCATGGAACGAAATGTAATTTGGCTGCTGAGACATGTGATGACCCATCAGGCTCCATGCCCTGGTTTGAGAAGATGCCCGTTCGTCCAATCAGCAATCAGAATTCAACAGACACACAGG TGTCTTCCACCTCTGATGTTCCCTGTGATGACACTGTGGCCTGTCCGGATGGATCAACATGCTGTAAGACTAAAGAGGGAGAATGGGCCTGCTGTCCTCTGCCGGAG GCTGTGTGTTGTGAAGATTTTGTTCACTGCTGTCCTCACGGTCAGAAATGTAATTTGGCTGCTCAGTCATGTGATGACCCATCAGGCTCTGTACCCTGGTTTGAGAAGTTACCCACCCGTCCTAGAGAAGGTCTAGGGTCACATGAGAATATGAGCTGTGACTCTAGTCACTCTTGTCCTGAATCCAACACTTGCTGTAAGAACATAGATGGAGATTGGAATTGCTGTCCCATGCCTGAG GCTGTGTGTTGTTGGGATCATTTACATTGCTGTCCCCAAGGCTTCACTTGCAACTTCATAACACTCACCTGTGACAGTGGCAGCTCCTCCGTGCCCATGACAGTCATTATTCCCGGCTCAGCTAAGGAAGGTCGCAGACAGACACAGCATGAGGAAGTGAAAGAAGAAACGGGAGTGAGAAAATACAATAGCAGGGTTCCATGTGATGCACATACTTCCTGCCCAGATCATACCACTTGCTGTTTGATTGCAAAAACCAGCAAATGGGGCTGCTGCCCGTTGCCTAAT GCTGTATGTTGCAAGGATGGAGATCACTGTTGTCCAGCTGGCTATGAGTGTGATGTGATTAAGGTGACCTGCGTCAAGAAAGATGCTGTGATTCCTTGGTACAAAAAAATCCCTGCCAAGAGCACTCCAGCTCCAAGCTCTGACCTTGGCGATGTTAAGTGCGATGATCAGACCAGTTGTGAGACGGGATCCACCTGTTGCCGTCTTTCTACCGGAGATTGGGGTTGCTGCCCTCTTCCTGAG GCTGTTTGCTGCCCAGATCATGAGCACTGCTGTCCCAAGGGTTACACGTGTGATGCGGGTGGGAGCTGTATGCAAAACACCTGGCTGCAGGTGGACAGAGTCCCACTCACCCACACTGGTGGCAAAGAGCAACAACCAATCAGCTCAGTAAAGGACATTCAGTGTGCTGATGGACATAGTTGCCTTGATAGTGAGACGTGTTGTAAAACCTCTGAGACCACCTGGGCATGTTGTCCATCTCCAAAG GCTGTGTGTTGTGATGATATGAAACACTGCTGTCCTGCCGGATACACGTGCAGTAAGGAAGGAGTATGTAGTAAACCCAAAGGCCTCAAATGGAACAGCTGGGGCAACTAA
- the grna gene encoding granulin a isoform X3, whose translation MLKLTVGLALVTLVACLQCSNNDVCEAGQTCCQAPSGDTSCCPLHHGECCEDHLHCCPEGMLCQVKDSMCQNATHSLPWAERLHVEQTSLPKDSNVPCDDTAACPDESTCCKTKDGGWACCPLPEAVCCEDFVHCCPHGQKCNMASEKCESSSGSVPWFGKIPVRPISSLNSTDTQVSSTSDVPCDDTVACPDGSTCCKTKEGGWACCPLSEAVCCEDFIHCCPNGMKCNVAAETCEDPSGSVPWFEKIPVQPISSQNAGDTKLSSSSDIPCDGTVTCSDDSTCCKTKEGGWACCPLSEAVCCDDFIHCCPHGTKCNLAAETCDDPSGSMPWFEKMPVRPISNQNSTDTQVSSTSDVPCDDTVACPDGSTCCKTKEGEWACCPLPEAVCCEDFVHCCPHGQKCNLAAQSCDDPSGSVPWFEKLPTRPREGLGSHENMSCDSSHSCPESNTCCKNIDGDWNCCPMPEAVCCWDHLHCCPQGFTCNFITLTCDSGSSSVPMTVIIPGSAKEGRRQTQHEEVKEETGVRKYNSRVPCDAHTSCPDHTTCCLIAKTSKWGCCPLPNAVCCKDGDHCCPAGYECDVIKVTCVKKDAVIPWYKKIPAKSTPAPSSDLGDVKCDDQTSCETGSTCCRLSTGDWGCCPLPEAVCCPDHEHCCPKGYTCDAGGSCMQNTWLQVDRVPLTHTGGKEQQPISSVKDIQCADGHSCLDSETCCKTSETTWACCPSPKAVCCDDMKHCCPAGYTCSKEGVCSKPKGLKWNSWGN comes from the exons ATGTTGAAACTGACGGTAGGCTTAGCACTCGTGACCCTGGTTGCTTGCTTGCAATGCTCCAACAATGATGTCTGTGAGGCAGGCCAGACATGCTGCCAGGCTCCCTCTGGAGACACCAGCTGCTGCCCCTTACATCAt gGAGAGTGTTGTGAAGACCACCTGCACTGTTGTCCTGAGGGCATGCTCTGCCAAGTAAAGGACTCTATGTGTCAGAATGCCACACATTCACTGCCATGGGCGGAGAGGTTGCATGTTGAACAGACAAGCCTTCCCAA AGACTCTAATGTTCCCTGTGATGACACTGCGGCCTGTCCGGATGAATCCACATGCTGTAAAACTAAAGATGGAGGATGGGCCTGCTGTCCTCTGCCGGAG GCTGTGTGTTGTGAAGATTTTGTTCACTGCTGTCCTCACGGTCAGAAATGTAATATGGCTTCTGAGAAATGTGAGAGCTCATCAGGCTCTGTACCCTGGTTTGGGAAAATCCCAGTTCGGCCAATCAGCAGTCTGAATTCGACTGACACACAGG TGTCTTCCACCTCTGACGTTCCCTGTGATGACACTGTGGCCTGTCCGGATGGATCAACATGCTGTAAGACTAAAGAGGGAGGATGGGCCTGCTGCCCTCTGTCGGAG GCTGTGTGTTGTGAAGATTTTATTCACTGTTGTCCTAATGGTATGAAATGTAATGTGGCTGCTGAGACATGTGAGGACCCATCAGGCTCTGTACCCTGGTTTGAGAAGATACCCGTTCAACCAATCAGCAGTCAGAATGCGGGTGACACAAAAT TGTCTTCCTCCTCTGATATTCCTTGTGATGGCACTGTGACATGTTCGGATGATTCCACATGCTGTAAGACTAAAGAGGGAGGATGGGCCTGCTGTCCTCTGTCGGAG GCTGTGTGTTGCGATGATTTCATCCACTGCTGTCCTCATGGAACGAAATGTAATTTGGCTGCTGAGACATGTGATGACCCATCAGGCTCCATGCCCTGGTTTGAGAAGATGCCCGTTCGTCCAATCAGCAATCAGAATTCAACAGACACACAGG TGTCTTCCACCTCTGATGTTCCCTGTGATGACACTGTGGCCTGTCCGGATGGATCAACATGCTGTAAGACTAAAGAGGGAGAATGGGCCTGCTGTCCTCTGCCGGAG GCTGTGTGTTGTGAAGATTTTGTTCACTGCTGTCCTCACGGTCAGAAATGTAATTTGGCTGCTCAGTCATGTGATGACCCATCAGGCTCTGTACCCTGGTTTGAGAAGTTACCCACCCGTCCTAGAGAAGGTCTAGGGTCACATGAGAATATGAGCTGTGACTCTAGTCACTCTTGTCCTGAATCCAACACTTGCTGTAAGAACATAGATGGAGATTGGAATTGCTGTCCCATGCCTGAG GCTGTGTGTTGTTGGGATCATTTACATTGCTGTCCCCAAGGCTTCACTTGCAACTTCATAACACTCACCTGTGACAGTGGCAGCTCCTCCGTGCCCATGACAGTCATTATTCCCGGCTCAGCTAAGGAAGGTCGCAGACAGACACAGCATGAGGAAGTGAAAGAAGAAACGGGAGTGAGAAAATACAATAGCAGGGTTCCATGTGATGCACATACTTCCTGCCCAGATCATACCACTTGCTGTTTGATTGCAAAAACCAGCAAATGGGGCTGCTGCCCGTTGCCTAAT GCTGTATGTTGCAAGGATGGAGATCACTGTTGTCCAGCTGGCTATGAGTGTGATGTGATTAAGGTGACCTGCGTCAAGAAAGATGCTGTGATTCCTTGGTACAAAAAAATCCCTGCCAAGAGCACTCCAGCTCCAAGCTCTGACCTTGGCGATGTTAAGTGCGATGATCAGACCAGTTGTGAGACGGGATCCACCTGTTGCCGTCTTTCTACCGGAGATTGGGGTTGCTGCCCTCTTCCTGAG GCTGTTTGCTGCCCAGATCATGAGCACTGCTGTCCCAAGGGTTACACGTGTGATGCGGGTGGGAGCTGTATGCAAAACACCTGGCTGCAGGTGGACAGAGTCCCACTCACCCACACTGGTGGCAAAGAGCAACAACCAATCAGCTCAGTAAAGGACATTCAGTGTGCTGATGGACATAGTTGCCTTGATAGTGAGACGTGTTGTAAAACCTCTGAGACCACCTGGGCATGTTGTCCATCTCCAAAG GCTGTGTGTTGTGATGATATGAAACACTGCTGTCCTGCCGGATACACGTGCAGTAAGGAAGGAGTATGTAGTAAACCCAAAGGCCTCAAATGGAACAGCTGGGGCAACTAA
- the grna gene encoding granulin a isoform X7, which translates to MLKLTVGLALVTLVACLQCSNNDVCEAGQTCCQAPSGDTSCCPLHHGECCEDHLHCCPEGMLCQVKDSMCQNATHSLPWAERLHVEQTSLPKDSNVPCDDTAACPDESTCCKTKDGGWACCPLPEAVCCEDFVHCCPHGQKCNMASEKCESSSGSVPWFGKIPVRPISSLNSTDTQVSSTSDVPCDGTVTCSDDSTCCKTKEGGWACCPLPEAVCCDDFIHCCPNGMKCNVAAEKCEDPSGSVPWFEKIPVQPISSQNVGGTKLSSTSDVPCDDTVACPDGSTCCKTKEGGWACCPLSEAVCCEDFIHCCPNGMKCNVAAETCEDPSGSVPWFEKIPVQPISSQNAGDTKLSSSSDIPCDGTVTCSDDSTCCKTKEGGWACCPLSEAVCCDDFIHCCPHGTKCNLAAETCDDPSGSMPWFEKMPVRPISNQNSTDTQVSSTSDVPCDDTVACPDGSTCCKTKEGEWACCPLPEAVCCEDFVHCCPHGQKCNLAAQSCDDPSGSVPWFEKLPTRPREGLGSHENMSCDSSHSCPESNTCCKNIDGDWNCCPMPEAVCCKDGDHCCPAGYECDVIKVTCVKKDAVIPWYKKIPAKSTPAPSSDLGDVKCDDQTSCETGSTCCRLSTGDWGCCPLPEAVCCPDHEHCCPKGYTCDAGGSCMQNTWLQVDRVPLTHTGGKEQQPISSVKDIQCADGHSCLDSETCCKTSETTWACCPSPKAVCCDDMKHCCPAGYTCSKEGVCSKPKGLKWNSWGN; encoded by the exons ATGTTGAAACTGACGGTAGGCTTAGCACTCGTGACCCTGGTTGCTTGCTTGCAATGCTCCAACAATGATGTCTGTGAGGCAGGCCAGACATGCTGCCAGGCTCCCTCTGGAGACACCAGCTGCTGCCCCTTACATCAt gGAGAGTGTTGTGAAGACCACCTGCACTGTTGTCCTGAGGGCATGCTCTGCCAAGTAAAGGACTCTATGTGTCAGAATGCCACACATTCACTGCCATGGGCGGAGAGGTTGCATGTTGAACAGACAAGCCTTCCCAA AGACTCTAATGTTCCCTGTGATGACACTGCGGCCTGTCCGGATGAATCCACATGCTGTAAAACTAAAGATGGAGGATGGGCCTGCTGTCCTCTGCCGGAG GCTGTGTGTTGTGAAGATTTTGTTCACTGCTGTCCTCACGGTCAGAAATGTAATATGGCTTCTGAGAAATGTGAGAGCTCATCAGGCTCTGTACCCTGGTTTGGGAAAATCCCAGTTCGGCCAATCAGCAGTCTGAATTCGACTGACACACAGG TGTCTTCCACCTCTGACGTTCCCTGTGATGGCACTGTGACATGTTCGGATGATTCCACATGCTGTAAGACTAAAGAGGGAGGATGGGCCTGCTGTCCTCTCCCGGAG GCTGTGTGTTGTGATGATTTTATTCACTGTTGTCCTAATGGTATGAAATGTAATGTGGCTGCTGAGAAATGTGAGGACCCATCAGGCTCTGTACCCTGGTTTGAGAAGATACCCGTTCAACCAATCAGCAGTCAGAATGTGGGTGGCACAAAAT TGTCTTCCACCTCTGACGTTCCCTGTGATGACACTGTGGCCTGTCCGGATGGATCAACATGCTGTAAGACTAAAGAGGGAGGATGGGCCTGCTGCCCTCTGTCGGAG GCTGTGTGTTGTGAAGATTTTATTCACTGTTGTCCTAATGGTATGAAATGTAATGTGGCTGCTGAGACATGTGAGGACCCATCAGGCTCTGTACCCTGGTTTGAGAAGATACCCGTTCAACCAATCAGCAGTCAGAATGCGGGTGACACAAAAT TGTCTTCCTCCTCTGATATTCCTTGTGATGGCACTGTGACATGTTCGGATGATTCCACATGCTGTAAGACTAAAGAGGGAGGATGGGCCTGCTGTCCTCTGTCGGAG GCTGTGTGTTGCGATGATTTCATCCACTGCTGTCCTCATGGAACGAAATGTAATTTGGCTGCTGAGACATGTGATGACCCATCAGGCTCCATGCCCTGGTTTGAGAAGATGCCCGTTCGTCCAATCAGCAATCAGAATTCAACAGACACACAGG TGTCTTCCACCTCTGATGTTCCCTGTGATGACACTGTGGCCTGTCCGGATGGATCAACATGCTGTAAGACTAAAGAGGGAGAATGGGCCTGCTGTCCTCTGCCGGAG GCTGTGTGTTGTGAAGATTTTGTTCACTGCTGTCCTCACGGTCAGAAATGTAATTTGGCTGCTCAGTCATGTGATGACCCATCAGGCTCTGTACCCTGGTTTGAGAAGTTACCCACCCGTCCTAGAGAAGGTCTAGGGTCACATGAGAATATGAGCTGTGACTCTAGTCACTCTTGTCCTGAATCCAACACTTGCTGTAAGAACATAGATGGAGATTGGAATTGCTGTCCCATGCCTGAG GCTGTATGTTGCAAGGATGGAGATCACTGTTGTCCAGCTGGCTATGAGTGTGATGTGATTAAGGTGACCTGCGTCAAGAAAGATGCTGTGATTCCTTGGTACAAAAAAATCCCTGCCAAGAGCACTCCAGCTCCAAGCTCTGACCTTGGCGATGTTAAGTGCGATGATCAGACCAGTTGTGAGACGGGATCCACCTGTTGCCGTCTTTCTACCGGAGATTGGGGTTGCTGCCCTCTTCCTGAG GCTGTTTGCTGCCCAGATCATGAGCACTGCTGTCCCAAGGGTTACACGTGTGATGCGGGTGGGAGCTGTATGCAAAACACCTGGCTGCAGGTGGACAGAGTCCCACTCACCCACACTGGTGGCAAAGAGCAACAACCAATCAGCTCAGTAAAGGACATTCAGTGTGCTGATGGACATAGTTGCCTTGATAGTGAGACGTGTTGTAAAACCTCTGAGACCACCTGGGCATGTTGTCCATCTCCAAAG GCTGTGTGTTGTGATGATATGAAACACTGCTGTCCTGCCGGATACACGTGCAGTAAGGAAGGAGTATGTAGTAAACCCAAAGGCCTCAAATGGAACAGCTGGGGCAACTAA